In Populus alba chromosome 1, ASM523922v2, whole genome shotgun sequence, a single window of DNA contains:
- the LOC118033682 gene encoding probable phospholipid hydroperoxide glutathione peroxidase, translating to MASQSSAQSVHDFTVKDARENDVDLSIYKGKVLLIVNVASQCGLTNSNYTELTQLYDKYRDQGLEILAFPCNQFGSQEPGSNEQIVEFACTRFKADYPIFDKVDVNGKNAAPIYKFLKSSKGGLFGDSIKWNFSKFLVDKDGKVVDRYAPTTSPLSIEKDVKKLLGIA from the exons ATGGCTAGCCAATCCAGTGCTCAATCAGTTCATGATTTCACTGTTAAG GATGCTAGGGAAAATGATGTTGACCTCAGCATATATAAGGGGAAGGTCCTCTTGATTGTCAATGTTGCTTCACAATG TGGCTTGACCAATTCAAACTACACGGAGTTGACCCAGCTATATGACAAATACAGGGATCAAG GTTTGGAGATTCTGGCTTTTCCATGCAATCAGTTTGGTTCTCAGGAGCCAGGGAGCAATGAACAAATAGTGGAGTTTGCTTGTACTCGCTTTAAGGCTGACTATCCCATATTTGATAAG GTTGACGTGAATGGTAAGAATGCTGCTCCAATTTACAAGTTCTTGAAGTCCAGCAAGGGTGGACTTTTTGGGGACAGCATCAAATGGAACTTTTCCAAGTTTCTGGTGGATAAAGATGGCAAAGTTGTGGATCGTTATGCTCCCACTACTTCCCCTCTTAGCATTGAG AAAGATGTCAAGAAACTACTGGGGATTGCTTAA
- the LOC118033681 gene encoding xyloglucan-specific galacturonosyltransferase 1, with translation MAVSINRRKPKPSKKAETNEHCSCATFLFKILSRIPLGILLLILVYLWSSSTTIISGKIVHICVSSRKLNNLYCLSAGTQPKFEIPVPLINNSFTSPGSTSNIKDIDASPGSNSSVAEYVKAASTPEPIADRKEIANALSSSTIGNIKEVANVYTKDSIPAVIDGTDKNRYEEIAIAKKAVKEQLHLHRSWMSNTNHASCDGRGVYVYDLPSKFNKDLIGQCGDMMPWTDFCKYFNNEALGEPIADLGKGWYHTHQYSLEPIFHSRILTHPCRVYNESEAKLFYVPYYGGLDILRWHFKNVSGDVKDSLAMDLMKWLEHRRPWVQNSGTDHVFVLGKISWDFRRKDYTSWGTRFLELEQMQNPIKLLIERQPWEVNDIAIPHPTFFHPHSDDDIVAWQQKIIGTARKNLVSFAGAARPDQPESIRSTLINQCTSKSSDKCQFLDCKSGGCDQPESVTKLFLESEFCLQPPGDSPTRKSVFDSLVSGCIPVLFDPFTAYYQYPWHLPEDHGKYSVFIDQEEVRQMKVNVVGRLSSISARERDDMRRYIVYELLPGLVYGDSSCRFEKFQDAFSITVNTLLERVSRMQ, from the coding sequence ATGGCTGTTTCCATTAACAGAAGGAAACCTAAACCATCCAAAAAAGCAGAAACAAATGAGCATTGTTCCTGTGCtactttccttttcaaaattcTGTCTCGAATCCCCCTTGGcattcttcttttgattcttgTGTACCTGTggtcctcctccaccaccattaTCTCTGGCAAGATTGTTCATATCTGTGTTTCCTCGCGGAAGCTCAACAATCTTTACTGCCTGTCCGCCGGTACTCAGCCTAAATTTGAAATCCCAGTTCCACTTATCAACAATAGTTTTACTAGTCCTGGCTCTACTAGCAATATCAAAGATATTGATGCTAGTCCTGGCTCCAACAGTAGCGTTGCAGAATATGTCAAGGCCGCTAGTACTCCTGAACCCATCGCAGATAGGAAAGAGATCGCCAATGCTCTTAGTTCGAGCACCATTGGCAACATCAAAGAAGTTGCCAACGTTTACACGAAGGACTCGATTCCAGCCGTGATAGATGGGACAGACAAAAACAGGTACGAGGAGATTGCCATTGCCAAGAAGGCTGTCAAGGAGCAACTACATCTGCATCGATCGTGGATGTCTAATACAAACCATGCTTCTTGTGATGGGAGGGGGGTGTATGTTTATGATCTTCCATCAAAATTCAACAAGGACCTGATAGGTCAGTGTGGAGACATGATGCCATGGACAGATTTCTGCAAATATTTCAATAACGAGGCGCTGGGGGAGCCAATAGCAGACCTTGGAAAGGGCTGGTATCACACCCATCAGTACTCATTGGAGCCAATATTTCACTCAAGAATTCTGACCCATCCATGTAGGGTTTACAATGAAAGTGAAGCAAAGCTCTTTTATGTCCCATATTATGGTGGTCTAGACATCCTGAGGTGGCATTTCAAGAATGTCTCTGGTGATGTTAAAGACTCTTTGGCAATGGATCTAATGAAGTGGCTCGAGCATAGAAGACCCTGGGTTCAAAATTCTGGCACGGATCATGTGTTTGTGTTGGGAAAAATCTCATGGGATTTCAGGAGAAAGGATTATACTTCCTGGGGCACTAGATTTCTAGAGCTTGAGCAAATGCAGAACCCGATAAAGCTCTTGATCGAACGACAACCATGGGAAGTCAACGACATTGCAATTCCACATCCAACCTTCTTTCACCCTCATTCAGATGACGATATTGTTGCATGGCAGCAAAAGATCATCGGGACAGCTCGAAAGAACCTCGTCAGTTTTGCCGGAGCAGCGCGGCCTGATCAACCCGAGAGCATAAGGTCAACATTGATCAATCAGTGCACTTCAAAAAGCAGTGATAAATGCCAGTTTCTGGATTGTAAATCAGGTGGATGTGATCAGCCTGAATCAGTCACGAAGCTGTTTTTGGAGTCTGAATTCTGCTTGCAGCCTCCTGGTGATAGTCCAACAAGAAAATCAGTATTTGATTCACTTGTTTCGGGATGCATACCGGTGCTTTTCGATCCCTTCACCGCTTATTACCAATATCCATGGCATTTACCGGAGGATCATGGTAAATACTCAGTGTTCATAGATCAAGAAGAAGTGAGGCAAATGAAGGTGAATGTGGTGGGGAGGCTAAGCAGTATTTCTGCAAGGGAAAGAGATGATATGAGGAGGTACATCGTGTATGAACTTCTACCTGGGTTGGTGTATGGTGATTCAAGCTGTCGGTTTGAGAAGTTTCAGGATGCTTTCTCCATAACAGTGAACACCCTGCTCGAGAGGGTCAGCAGAATGCAATGA
- the LOC118033680 gene encoding multiple C2 domain and transmembrane region protein 7 isoform X2: MMSNIKLGVEVVSAHNLLPKDEHGSSSAFVELDFDGQRFRTTIKEKDLNPVWNESFYFNVSDPSNLHYLTLDAHVYCNIRATNSRSFLVESLPTKDPGLTHTEAPVVHPMTNSVPHRRVERHTFHHLPNPNHQQNQHQNHSSAPASSHHVPKYVADEMKAAETQPPKLVRMYSASSSQPVDYALKETSPFLGGGRVVGGRVIHGDKTASTYDLVERMYFLYVRVVKARDLPAMDVTGSLDPFVEVRIGNYRGITKHFEKKQNPEWNQVFAFSRERMQASVLEVVIKDKDLLKDDFVGFIRFDINEVPLRVPPDSPLAPEWYRLEDKKGEKIKGELMLAVWIGTQADEAFPDAWHSDAATPVDSTPASYTVIRSKVYHAPRLWYVRVNVVEAQDLVPSEKNRFPEVYVKVQIGNQVLKTKTYQARTFSALWNEDLLFVAAEPFEDHLVLSVEDRVGPGKDEIIGRAIIPLSSVEKRADDRIIHSCWFNLEKPVAVDVDQLKKDKFSSRIHLRVCLDGGYHVLDESTHYSSDLRPTAKQLWRPPIGMLELGILNAAGLHPMKTRDGRGTSDTYCVAKYGHKWVRTRTLIDNLSPKYNEQYTWEVFDPATVLTVGVFDNNQLGEKGSSGKDLKIGKVRIRISTLETGRVYTHSYPLLVLHPTGVKKMGELHLAIRFTCVSFANMLYQYSRPLLPKMHYIRPFTVMQLDMLRHQAVNIVALRLGRAEPPLRKEVVEYMSDVDAHLWSMRRSKANFFRLMTIFSGLFAAGKWFGDICMWKNPITTVLVHVLYLMLACFPELILPTVFLYMFLIGIWNYRYRPRYPPHMNTKISQAEVVHPDELDEEFDTFPTSRSPELVRMRYDRLRSVSGRIQTVLGDIATQGERFQALLSWRDPRATAIFVIFCLVAALVLFVTPFQVIAALAGFYMMRHPRFRYRTPSVPINFFRRLPSRTDSML, from the exons ATGATGAGCAACATTAAGCTAGGGGTAGAAGTGGTTAGTGCCCACAATCTTTTGCCCAAAGACGAGCACGGTTCATCCAGTGCCTTTGTAGAGCTCGACTTCGATGGCCAGAGGTTCCGCACGACCATCAAAGAAAAGGATCTCAATCCGGTGTGGAATGAGAGTTTCTACTTCAACGTCTCTGACCCTTCCAACCTCCACTATCTCACTCTTGATGCCCATGTGTACTGTAACATCAGAGCTACCAACTCCAGGTCCTTCCTTG TTGAATCTTTGCCAACTAAGGATCCAGGCTTAACACACACTGAGGCTCCAGTGGTCCACCCCATGACAAATTCTGTACCTCATAGAAGAGTTGAGAGACACACCTTTCATCATCTTCCTAACCCAAATCACCAGCAAAATCAGCATCAGAATCATTCTTCTGCTCCAGCAAGTAGCCATCATGTACCGAAGTACGTGGCTGACGAGATGAAAGCTGCGGAAACACAGCCTCCGAAGTTAGTTCGCATGTACTCTGCGTCATCATCACAACCTGTTGACTATGCCCTTAAAGAGACAAGTCCCTTTCTTGGTGGGGGAAGAGTTGTTGGGGGGCGGGTTATTCACGGTGACAAGACTGCAAGCACTTATGATCTTGTTGAAAGGATGTACTTTCTGTACGTGAGAGTTGTTAAAGCTCGTGATCTTCCTGCTATGGATGTTACAGGAAGTCTTGATCCATTTGTTGAGGTGAGAATTGGAAACTACAGAGGAATTACAAAGCACTTTGAGAAAAAGCAAAATCCAGAGTGGAATCAGGTGTTTGCTTTTTCAAGGGAACGGATGCAAGCTTCTGTTTTAGAAGTTGTGATCAAGGACAAGGATCTTCTTAAAGATGACTTTGTGGGCTTCATAAGGTTTGACATCAATGAGGTTCCATTGCGAGTCCCACCAGATAGTCCTCTAGCTCCAGAGTGGTATCGGCTTGAGGACAAGAAGGGAGAGAAGATAAAGGGCGAGCTGATGCTTGCAGTATGGATTGGAACCCAAGCAGACGAGGCCTTTCCTGATGCCTGGCATTCTGATGCAGCTACCCCTGTAGATAGTACACCGGCTTCCTACACTGTGATACGTTCAAAGGTCTATCATGCACCGAGGTTGTGGTATGTACGTGTTAACGTTGTTGAGGCACAAGACTTAGTCCCATCAGAGAAGAACCGTTTCCCTGAAGTGTATGTTAAGGTACAGATTGGAAACCAAGTTTTGAAAACGAAGACATATCAGGCTCGGACTTTTAGTGCCTTATGGAATGAGGATCTTTTATTTGTTGCTGCTGAACCCTTTGAAGACCACCTGGTTCTTTCGGTTGAGGATCGTGTTGGTCCTGGCAAAGATGAGATAATTGGGAGGGCCATCATCCCGTTGAGCTCTGTGGAGAAGCGTGCTGACGATAGGATAATTCATTCTTGTTGGTTTAACCTGGAAAAGCCAGTTGCTGTGGATGTAGATCAGCTGAAGAAAGATAAGTTCTCTAGCCGTATCCATCTTCGAGTCTGCTTAGATGGAGGATACCATGTTCTTGACGAGTCAACTCACTACAGCAGTGATCTTCGTCCTACAGCAAAACAGCTTTGGAGGCCTCCTATTGGGATGCTGGAACTTGGCATCTTAAATGCTGCAGGACTCCATCCTATGAAAACACGAGATGGAAGGGGTACATCGGATACATACTGTGTTGCAAAGTATGGTCACAAATGGGTCCGGACACGCACCCTTATTGACAACCTGTCTCCCAAATACAATGAGCAGTACACATGGGAAGTTTTTGATCCAGCTACAGTTCTTACAGTTGGTGTATTTGACAACAACCAGCTTGGGGAAAAAGGTTCAAGTGGAAAGGATTTAAAGATTGGGAAGGTTCGGATTCGCATCTCCACACTCGAAACTGGGCGTGTTTATACGCACTCTTATCCCTTGCTGGTTCTTCATCCTACTGGAGTTAAGAAGATGGGGGAGTTGCATTTGGCAATCAGATTTACATGCGTATCTTTTGCGAACATGCTTTATCAGTACTCACGACCACTTCTACCCAAAATGCACTATATCAGGCCTTTCACTGTTATGCAACTAGATATGCTTCGCCACCAAGCTGTCAATATAGTGGCATTACGATTAGGTCGGGCAGAACCTCCTCTTAGGAAGGAAGTGGTGGAGTACATGTCAGATGTGGATGCACACCTCTGGAGCATGCGCCGAAGCAAGGCAAATTTCTTTCGATTAATGACAATTTTCTCAGGATTGTTTGCAGCTGGAAAGTGGTTTGGGGATATTTGCATGTGGAAGAATCCTATCACTACCGTGCTTGTTCATGTGCTCTATCTCATGCTTGCTTGCTTCCCAGAACTTATTCTGCCCACAGTTTTTCTTTACATGTTTCTGATAGGCATTTGGAATTACCGATATCGACCAAGGTACCCTCCCCATATGAACACAAAGATTTCACAAGCTGAGGTAGTGCATCCTGATGAGCTTGACGAGGAGTTTGATACATTCCCAACAAGCAGGAGCCCTGAGCTGGTCAGAATGAGGTATGATAGGTTACGAAGTGTTTCTGGAAGGATTCAAACAGTTTTGGGGGATATAGCAACCCAAGGAGAGCGATTTCAGGCACTGTTAAGCTGGCGCGATCCACGCGCCACTGCCATCTTTGTTATATTCTGCCTCGTAGCTGCTCTGGTTTTATTTGTGACACCATTTCAGGTCATAGCAGCTTTGGCTGGCTTCTACATGATGAGGCATCCAAGATTTCGCTACAGGACACCGTCTGTGCCCATAAACTTCTTTCGCCGGCTTCCTTCTCGGACAGATAGTATGCTGTGA
- the LOC118033680 gene encoding multiple C2 domain and transmembrane region protein 7 isoform X1, producing the protein MMSNIKLGVEVVSAHNLLPKDEHGSSSAFVELDFDGQRFRTTIKEKDLNPVWNESFYFNVSDPSNLHYLTLDAHVYCNIRATNSRSFLGKVCLTGNSFVLCSDAVVLHYPLEKRGIFSRVRGELGLKVYITDDASIKSSTPLPAVESLPTKDPGLTHTEAPVVHPMTNSVPHRRVERHTFHHLPNPNHQQNQHQNHSSAPASSHHVPKYVADEMKAAETQPPKLVRMYSASSSQPVDYALKETSPFLGGGRVVGGRVIHGDKTASTYDLVERMYFLYVRVVKARDLPAMDVTGSLDPFVEVRIGNYRGITKHFEKKQNPEWNQVFAFSRERMQASVLEVVIKDKDLLKDDFVGFIRFDINEVPLRVPPDSPLAPEWYRLEDKKGEKIKGELMLAVWIGTQADEAFPDAWHSDAATPVDSTPASYTVIRSKVYHAPRLWYVRVNVVEAQDLVPSEKNRFPEVYVKVQIGNQVLKTKTYQARTFSALWNEDLLFVAAEPFEDHLVLSVEDRVGPGKDEIIGRAIIPLSSVEKRADDRIIHSCWFNLEKPVAVDVDQLKKDKFSSRIHLRVCLDGGYHVLDESTHYSSDLRPTAKQLWRPPIGMLELGILNAAGLHPMKTRDGRGTSDTYCVAKYGHKWVRTRTLIDNLSPKYNEQYTWEVFDPATVLTVGVFDNNQLGEKGSSGKDLKIGKVRIRISTLETGRVYTHSYPLLVLHPTGVKKMGELHLAIRFTCVSFANMLYQYSRPLLPKMHYIRPFTVMQLDMLRHQAVNIVALRLGRAEPPLRKEVVEYMSDVDAHLWSMRRSKANFFRLMTIFSGLFAAGKWFGDICMWKNPITTVLVHVLYLMLACFPELILPTVFLYMFLIGIWNYRYRPRYPPHMNTKISQAEVVHPDELDEEFDTFPTSRSPELVRMRYDRLRSVSGRIQTVLGDIATQGERFQALLSWRDPRATAIFVIFCLVAALVLFVTPFQVIAALAGFYMMRHPRFRYRTPSVPINFFRRLPSRTDSML; encoded by the coding sequence ATGATGAGCAACATTAAGCTAGGGGTAGAAGTGGTTAGTGCCCACAATCTTTTGCCCAAAGACGAGCACGGTTCATCCAGTGCCTTTGTAGAGCTCGACTTCGATGGCCAGAGGTTCCGCACGACCATCAAAGAAAAGGATCTCAATCCGGTGTGGAATGAGAGTTTCTACTTCAACGTCTCTGACCCTTCCAACCTCCACTATCTCACTCTTGATGCCCATGTGTACTGTAACATCAGAGCTACCAACTCCAGGTCCTTCCTTGGTAAGGTTTGCCTCACTGGGAATTCATTTGTACTGTGCTCTGATGCTGTTGTGTTACACTACCCTCTGGAAAAGCGTGGAATTTTCTCACGTGTGAGAGGAGAGCTTGGCCTGAAAGTTTACATTACCGATGATGCATCCATCAAATCCTCTACCCCACTTCCTGCAGTTGAATCTTTGCCAACTAAGGATCCAGGCTTAACACACACTGAGGCTCCAGTGGTCCACCCCATGACAAATTCTGTACCTCATAGAAGAGTTGAGAGACACACCTTTCATCATCTTCCTAACCCAAATCACCAGCAAAATCAGCATCAGAATCATTCTTCTGCTCCAGCAAGTAGCCATCATGTACCGAAGTACGTGGCTGACGAGATGAAAGCTGCGGAAACACAGCCTCCGAAGTTAGTTCGCATGTACTCTGCGTCATCATCACAACCTGTTGACTATGCCCTTAAAGAGACAAGTCCCTTTCTTGGTGGGGGAAGAGTTGTTGGGGGGCGGGTTATTCACGGTGACAAGACTGCAAGCACTTATGATCTTGTTGAAAGGATGTACTTTCTGTACGTGAGAGTTGTTAAAGCTCGTGATCTTCCTGCTATGGATGTTACAGGAAGTCTTGATCCATTTGTTGAGGTGAGAATTGGAAACTACAGAGGAATTACAAAGCACTTTGAGAAAAAGCAAAATCCAGAGTGGAATCAGGTGTTTGCTTTTTCAAGGGAACGGATGCAAGCTTCTGTTTTAGAAGTTGTGATCAAGGACAAGGATCTTCTTAAAGATGACTTTGTGGGCTTCATAAGGTTTGACATCAATGAGGTTCCATTGCGAGTCCCACCAGATAGTCCTCTAGCTCCAGAGTGGTATCGGCTTGAGGACAAGAAGGGAGAGAAGATAAAGGGCGAGCTGATGCTTGCAGTATGGATTGGAACCCAAGCAGACGAGGCCTTTCCTGATGCCTGGCATTCTGATGCAGCTACCCCTGTAGATAGTACACCGGCTTCCTACACTGTGATACGTTCAAAGGTCTATCATGCACCGAGGTTGTGGTATGTACGTGTTAACGTTGTTGAGGCACAAGACTTAGTCCCATCAGAGAAGAACCGTTTCCCTGAAGTGTATGTTAAGGTACAGATTGGAAACCAAGTTTTGAAAACGAAGACATATCAGGCTCGGACTTTTAGTGCCTTATGGAATGAGGATCTTTTATTTGTTGCTGCTGAACCCTTTGAAGACCACCTGGTTCTTTCGGTTGAGGATCGTGTTGGTCCTGGCAAAGATGAGATAATTGGGAGGGCCATCATCCCGTTGAGCTCTGTGGAGAAGCGTGCTGACGATAGGATAATTCATTCTTGTTGGTTTAACCTGGAAAAGCCAGTTGCTGTGGATGTAGATCAGCTGAAGAAAGATAAGTTCTCTAGCCGTATCCATCTTCGAGTCTGCTTAGATGGAGGATACCATGTTCTTGACGAGTCAACTCACTACAGCAGTGATCTTCGTCCTACAGCAAAACAGCTTTGGAGGCCTCCTATTGGGATGCTGGAACTTGGCATCTTAAATGCTGCAGGACTCCATCCTATGAAAACACGAGATGGAAGGGGTACATCGGATACATACTGTGTTGCAAAGTATGGTCACAAATGGGTCCGGACACGCACCCTTATTGACAACCTGTCTCCCAAATACAATGAGCAGTACACATGGGAAGTTTTTGATCCAGCTACAGTTCTTACAGTTGGTGTATTTGACAACAACCAGCTTGGGGAAAAAGGTTCAAGTGGAAAGGATTTAAAGATTGGGAAGGTTCGGATTCGCATCTCCACACTCGAAACTGGGCGTGTTTATACGCACTCTTATCCCTTGCTGGTTCTTCATCCTACTGGAGTTAAGAAGATGGGGGAGTTGCATTTGGCAATCAGATTTACATGCGTATCTTTTGCGAACATGCTTTATCAGTACTCACGACCACTTCTACCCAAAATGCACTATATCAGGCCTTTCACTGTTATGCAACTAGATATGCTTCGCCACCAAGCTGTCAATATAGTGGCATTACGATTAGGTCGGGCAGAACCTCCTCTTAGGAAGGAAGTGGTGGAGTACATGTCAGATGTGGATGCACACCTCTGGAGCATGCGCCGAAGCAAGGCAAATTTCTTTCGATTAATGACAATTTTCTCAGGATTGTTTGCAGCTGGAAAGTGGTTTGGGGATATTTGCATGTGGAAGAATCCTATCACTACCGTGCTTGTTCATGTGCTCTATCTCATGCTTGCTTGCTTCCCAGAACTTATTCTGCCCACAGTTTTTCTTTACATGTTTCTGATAGGCATTTGGAATTACCGATATCGACCAAGGTACCCTCCCCATATGAACACAAAGATTTCACAAGCTGAGGTAGTGCATCCTGATGAGCTTGACGAGGAGTTTGATACATTCCCAACAAGCAGGAGCCCTGAGCTGGTCAGAATGAGGTATGATAGGTTACGAAGTGTTTCTGGAAGGATTCAAACAGTTTTGGGGGATATAGCAACCCAAGGAGAGCGATTTCAGGCACTGTTAAGCTGGCGCGATCCACGCGCCACTGCCATCTTTGTTATATTCTGCCTCGTAGCTGCTCTGGTTTTATTTGTGACACCATTTCAGGTCATAGCAGCTTTGGCTGGCTTCTACATGATGAGGCATCCAAGATTTCGCTACAGGACACCGTCTGTGCCCATAAACTTCTTTCGCCGGCTTCCTTCTCGGACAGATAGTATGCTGTGA
- the LOC118033679 gene encoding glutathione S-transferase T1: MKLKVYADRMSQPSRAVLIFCKVNRIDFEEVRVDISKRQHLTPEFKEINPMGKLPAIVDGRFKLFESHAILIYLACVFPGVADHWYPADLFKRAKINSVLDWHHSNLRRGAAEYVKNTTLAPALGLPLDPRAAAEAEKVLFSSLSKIESVWLKGSGRFLLGGNQPSIADLSLVCELMQLEVLDEKDCSRILCPYKKVQQWMEDTKNATRPHFDEVHQILFKAKVKLQKVRSMSTNSENLKTKLASKM; encoded by the exons ATGAAGCTGAAAGTATATGCAGATAGAATGTCACAGCCATCACGGGCTGTTCTCATCTTCTGCaa GGTAAACAGGATAGACTTTGAAGAGGTTAGAGTTGACATATCAAAGCGCCAGCATTTAACTCCTGAATTCAAAG AGATAAACCCTATGGGAAAATTGCCAGCTATAGTTGATGGAAGGTTCAAGCTGTTTGAAAG TCACGCGATCTTAATTTATCTTGCCTGTGTATTTCCGGGAGTTGCTGATCACTG GTACCCAGCGGATCTTTTCAAAAGAGCTAAAATCAACTCGGTTTTGGATTGGCATCACTCCAACTTACGCCGTGGTGCAG CTGAATATGTCAAGAATACCACATTAGCACCTGCCCTTGGTCTACCTCTGGATCCACGAGCAGCTGCTGAGGCCGAGAAAGTTCTGTTTTCATCCCTGTCAAAGATAGAGTCTGTGTGGCTTAAGGGAAGTGGCCGGTTCTTGTTAGGTGGAAATCAACCATCCATAGCTGATCTAAGCCTAGTTTGTGAACTAATGCAACTGGAG GTTTTGGATGAAAAGGATTGCAGCCGAATACTTTGCCCCTACAAGAAGGTTCAGCAGTGGATGGAGGATACAAAAAATGCAACAAGGCCACACTTTGATGAAGTGCATCAAATCTTGTTCAAAGCCAAAGTGAAACTGCAGAAGGTACGGTCAATGAGCACAAACAGTGagaacttgaaaacaaaattggCCTCAAAGATGTaa